Proteins from a genomic interval of Sphingobacterium lactis:
- a CDS encoding prolyl oligopeptidase family serine peptidase, whose product MNRKLGLLLLALGSISLSHAQKKPIDHSVYDNWKSISRPEISKSGKYIYYSIMPQEGDALSILNDAKKNQILSVPRASDLQLSENEKFLATLIKPLFQETRQAKIKKKKPEEMPKDSLLIFDLTNEVSIKYPQVKSYKLPKKGNDYLAFLSEITPMAKQDSSKSKNSKKEKPVQTLSILNLASKDTTNIPKVDTYSWSENGKYLVYSIKGPEKDSLNESGLFIMDMKDKKPKKISAGKGTYKQLTFDDQEQQLSFLADKTPEKSLLKDYKLYYYTNKQDSAIVLADQQSSGIPKNWSVSGDGSITYSKSGKRLYFGLAPIPRVKDTTLVEFEHAKVDIWHWQDDYLQPMQLVNLKRDQSRSYTAVLHTQGNRQVLPLSDDTFNRINLTPEADNEWALATSDKDYRIETQWSGGSRSDIYAVSTLTGKNKLVTKSNAGYAMLSPKGEYIIYFNRDNGSWNSFHIPSEKTVQLNDGLAVSFVDEENDVPAAPGPYGIAGWTTDGKHVFINDRYDVWKLSLDGKHKINLSQGLGRKNQIVYRIQNLYRQDDPRIGFNEIDESKSIYLTGFNKITKENGLYKLGKNDISPLWSGPFTYRMLSADEKLNTLIYTKEDYVHSPDLYVLEDFKTETRLTDINPQQDNYNWGTAELINWTTPRGFKAEGILYKPEDFDPNKKYPIIAYFYETLSDGLYTYQAPAPTPSRLNIPYFVSNGYLVFTPDIRYEDGYPGRSAEEYINSGMLHLARSNAWVDSTKMGIQGQSWGGYQVAHLITRTDMYAAAWSGAPVVNMTSAYGGIRWGTGMSRQFQYENTQSRIGKSLWEARDLYIENSPLFFMDKVNTPVAIMHNDQDGAVPWYQGIEFFTALRRLNKPVWLLNYNGDDHNLMQRQNRKDIQIREAQFFDHFLKGKPAANWIKKGVKATEKGIDWGLETE is encoded by the coding sequence ATGAATCGTAAATTAGGCCTTTTACTTTTGGCCTTGGGAAGCATATCCCTTTCCCATGCGCAAAAGAAACCAATAGACCATTCCGTCTATGACAACTGGAAATCCATTAGTCGCCCAGAAATAAGCAAATCGGGGAAATATATTTACTACTCCATCATGCCGCAAGAAGGTGATGCACTTTCTATATTAAATGATGCCAAAAAAAATCAAATCCTGAGCGTCCCTCGAGCCAGCGACCTTCAACTATCAGAAAATGAAAAATTCCTAGCCACACTCATAAAACCGCTTTTCCAAGAAACTAGGCAGGCAAAGATAAAAAAGAAGAAACCCGAAGAAATGCCAAAGGATTCGCTACTTATCTTTGACCTGACCAATGAAGTATCCATTAAATATCCACAGGTAAAATCATACAAGCTTCCGAAAAAAGGAAATGATTATTTAGCCTTCCTTTCGGAAATAACACCTATGGCCAAACAGGATAGCAGCAAATCGAAAAACAGTAAAAAAGAAAAACCGGTGCAGACGCTAAGTATCCTAAACCTAGCATCAAAGGATACCACCAATATCCCGAAAGTGGACACCTATTCCTGGAGTGAAAATGGCAAGTATCTGGTTTACTCGATAAAAGGTCCAGAAAAGGATAGCTTAAATGAATCTGGGCTTTTTATTATGGACATGAAGGATAAGAAACCAAAAAAGATAAGTGCGGGAAAAGGAACATATAAACAGCTAACCTTTGATGATCAGGAGCAACAACTCTCCTTTCTTGCTGATAAAACACCGGAAAAATCGCTATTGAAAGATTACAAGCTTTACTATTACACCAACAAACAGGATTCAGCCATTGTTCTTGCTGATCAACAAAGTTCTGGAATCCCTAAAAATTGGTCGGTTTCCGGTGATGGCTCAATAACCTACAGCAAATCGGGCAAGCGGCTTTATTTTGGACTTGCACCTATTCCCCGAGTAAAGGACACGACTTTGGTGGAGTTTGAACACGCCAAGGTAGATATATGGCACTGGCAAGATGATTATTTACAGCCGATGCAATTGGTTAATTTGAAGCGTGATCAAAGCCGCAGCTACACAGCAGTTCTGCATACACAGGGCAATAGGCAAGTGCTACCCCTATCTGATGACACGTTTAATCGGATAAACCTCACGCCCGAAGCGGACAATGAGTGGGCGCTGGCCACTTCGGACAAAGATTACAGAATCGAAACGCAATGGTCCGGGGGCAGCAGATCAGATATTTATGCGGTATCGACCTTAACGGGAAAAAATAAATTGGTCACAAAATCCAATGCTGGTTATGCGATGTTATCCCCAAAAGGTGAGTACATCATCTACTTCAACCGTGATAACGGCAGTTGGAATAGTTTCCACATTCCATCTGAAAAAACAGTTCAATTGAATGATGGCCTAGCGGTGAGTTTTGTTGATGAAGAGAATGACGTCCCAGCAGCACCAGGCCCGTATGGTATAGCAGGTTGGACCACCGACGGCAAACATGTATTCATCAATGACCGTTATGATGTCTGGAAATTAAGCCTCGATGGAAAACATAAAATAAACTTAAGCCAAGGATTGGGTAGAAAGAATCAAATTGTCTATCGCATCCAAAATTTATATAGACAGGATGATCCACGGATAGGTTTCAATGAAATCGATGAGAGCAAAAGTATCTATCTGACGGGGTTCAATAAGATCACCAAGGAAAATGGTCTTTACAAATTAGGTAAGAACGATATTAGCCCCCTCTGGTCCGGCCCATTTACCTACAGAATGTTGTCCGCGGATGAGAAGTTGAATACTTTAATCTATACCAAAGAAGATTACGTGCATTCACCGGATCTTTATGTCTTGGAAGATTTTAAAACAGAGACACGTTTGACGGACATCAATCCGCAGCAAGACAATTACAATTGGGGAACCGCTGAATTGATCAACTGGACTACCCCTCGCGGTTTCAAAGCTGAGGGAATTTTATACAAACCGGAAGATTTTGACCCCAACAAGAAATATCCGATCATCGCCTATTTCTATGAGACATTAAGCGATGGTCTGTATACTTACCAAGCACCGGCACCAACACCATCACGCTTAAATATCCCGTATTTCGTCAGCAATGGTTATTTGGTGTTCACACCTGATATCCGTTACGAAGATGGTTACCCTGGTCGTTCTGCTGAAGAGTATATCAATTCAGGGATGCTGCACCTTGCCCGGAGCAATGCGTGGGTTGATTCTACAAAAATGGGCATCCAGGGTCAAAGCTGGGGAGGTTATCAAGTAGCACATTTAATAACGCGTACTGATATGTATGCTGCGGCTTGGTCAGGTGCCCCAGTGGTCAATATGACCTCCGCCTATGGCGGTATCCGGTGGGGAACGGGTATGTCACGTCAATTTCAATACGAGAATACCCAAAGTCGTATCGGTAAGAGTTTGTGGGAAGCACGGGATCTCTACATTGAAAATTCACCACTCTTTTTCATGGATAAGGTAAATACACCTGTTGCCATTATGCACAACGATCAAGATGGTGCCGTGCCGTGGTACCAAGGTATTGAATTCTTCACTGCCCTTCGAAGATTGAATAAACCGGTTTGGCTGTTAAATTATAATGGCGATGACCATAATTTAATGCAAAGACAGAACAGAAAGGATATTCAAATCCGTGAAGCACAATTCTTCGATCATTTTCTTAAAGGAAAGCCTGCTGCTAATTGGATCAAAAAAGGTGTCAAAGCAACTGAAAAAGGAATAGATTGGGGTCTTGAGACAGAATAA
- a CDS encoding SIMPL domain-containing protein — MKNAGIIIAIIAGLAVIIFALIFGNAYKYKYQVSNTINVTGNAKTNFEADIVKWSASFSRKSMDLSEASEQLKRDRDLVRDFLVRQGINEKEILFNAVNITRDFAYHTDQNGNSTNTFTGYSLSQNVSVESKELGKVDNASREISTLISQGVELSSNSPNYYFSGLEDLKLKLISEASQNARARAENIAKEAGGALGDLVKADLGIFQITGQNENEEYSYGGAFNTTSRKKTANITVKTSYRSN; from the coding sequence ATGAAAAATGCAGGTATAATTATAGCCATAATCGCCGGATTGGCGGTCATTATCTTTGCCCTAATTTTTGGCAATGCCTATAAATATAAATATCAGGTTTCCAATACGATTAATGTGACGGGGAATGCGAAGACTAATTTTGAAGCGGACATCGTCAAATGGTCTGCGTCTTTCAGTCGAAAATCCATGGATTTAAGTGAAGCATCTGAACAATTGAAACGTGATCGGGATTTGGTTCGCGATTTCTTGGTGCGTCAAGGTATCAATGAGAAGGAAATCCTGTTCAATGCGGTTAATATCACCAGAGATTTCGCTTACCATACGGATCAGAATGGGAATAGTACCAATACATTCACTGGTTATAGTCTTTCCCAGAACGTTTCTGTAGAATCCAAAGAATTGGGCAAAGTCGATAACGCTTCGCGTGAGATTTCCACGCTGATTTCACAAGGGGTGGAGCTGAGCTCCAATTCTCCGAACTATTATTTCTCGGGATTGGAGGATCTGAAGCTGAAATTGATTTCCGAGGCTTCCCAGAACGCGCGGGCAAGAGCTGAAAATATTGCCAAGGAAGCAGGAGGCGCATTAGGTGATTTGGTTAAAGCCGATTTGGGAATCTTTCAGATTACCGGGCAAAATGAGAATGAAGAGTATTCGTATGGAGGTGCCTTTAATACCACTTCCAGAAAGAAAACTGCAAATATCACGGTCAAGACAAGTTATAGAAGTAATTAA
- a CDS encoding PepSY-like domain-containing protein produces the protein MKKLLLSLVVLFSVTALFVSCDDKETVVAEGELPQTAKTFLNANFNGVKILSVVEEKEGLTGKEYDVLLDNGIEVKFDKNGDWLDIEAQNNANAIPDNVVPKAILDYVKANYKNAGINSLEKERHGFDVELTNGLDLEFDKDGKFIRINP, from the coding sequence ATGAAAAAATTACTATTATCCCTAGTTGTATTATTTTCCGTAACAGCATTATTCGTATCCTGTGACGACAAAGAAACAGTAGTTGCCGAGGGCGAACTACCTCAAACAGCGAAAACCTTCCTGAATGCGAATTTTAACGGCGTTAAAATCCTTTCGGTAGTTGAAGAAAAAGAAGGACTAACTGGCAAGGAATACGATGTATTATTAGACAACGGTATTGAAGTGAAATTCGACAAAAATGGTGATTGGTTGGATATTGAAGCACAGAATAATGCTAATGCTATACCAGACAACGTTGTTCCAAAAGCAATCTTGGACTACGTGAAAGCTAATTACAAAAATGCAGGCATCAACAGCTTAGAGAAGGAAAGACACGGATTCGATGTTGAATTGACAAACGGATTGGATCTTGAATTCGATAAAGATGGTAAATTCATCCGTATCAATCCATAA
- a CDS encoding PepSY-like domain-containing protein, with protein MNNLIKTGLVVLIAGSSFQAIGQEKVIQLNNLPNTAQQFVKTYYGNESVSLVKSEKETFSPIEYKVVFADGTEIEFDKNGEWKEVDAKGKSVPQAIVPTSIKNYVNKSFPNNEIKQISKSSREIEVELTSGIDLKFNKKGEFIKIED; from the coding sequence ATGAACAATCTAATAAAAACAGGACTTGTTGTTTTGATCGCAGGATCATCATTTCAAGCTATCGGACAGGAAAAGGTCATTCAATTAAATAACCTTCCAAACACAGCGCAACAATTTGTAAAAACGTACTACGGTAACGAATCAGTTTCGTTGGTAAAATCGGAGAAAGAAACCTTCTCCCCAATCGAATACAAAGTCGTTTTTGCAGACGGTACAGAAATCGAATTTGACAAGAATGGAGAATGGAAAGAAGTGGATGCCAAAGGTAAATCTGTACCCCAAGCAATCGTCCCTACATCTATCAAAAACTACGTAAACAAGAGTTTCCCGAACAATGAAATCAAGCAGATTTCCAAATCATCTCGCGAAATCGAAGTTGAACTGACCAGCGGTATCGACTTGAAATTCAACAAGAAAGGTGAATTCATTAAAATCGAAGACTAA
- a CDS encoding sensor histidine kinase yields MAISVKYYTNKYVAITILIIMAIWALLFYAFLMDEVYDNVDDGLKNQKIEIIREAYDDPSIVMNNQQYGINQFRILPAQPSDNLDKNHFSRELMYMPYDDEDEPYRILKTGFYTKDGKAYSLEIRTSTVEEDDYLINLAIALSVLYLVIVLSILLINHFIMGRAWRPFHHILRSLSNYRFGNKTSFSPVQTGIKEFQELNGQIEKMIKRNEDVFVEQKRFLENASHELQTPLAITIGKLDLLLQEGNLEEGQLVKIAEAKQSLHRMVALNKSLLMLSRIENNQYSVTQEVDFNALTLELLDDFHDLIEFRNIQLNVQEMGKFKTDINPELARILLSNLLRNAIKYNLDGGKIEIALDESAIDIANDSKSTALNPDFIFARFHKGMQDNQSNGLGLSIVQSILEHHKNLQISYAYTAGMQHFTLKK; encoded by the coding sequence ATGGCGATTTCTGTAAAATATTACACCAATAAGTATGTTGCGATTACCATTTTGATCATCATGGCGATCTGGGCCCTCCTATTCTATGCATTCCTAATGGATGAGGTTTATGACAATGTGGATGATGGGCTGAAGAATCAAAAAATTGAGATTATTCGCGAAGCATACGACGATCCCAGTATCGTTATGAATAACCAACAATATGGGATCAATCAGTTTCGTATCCTCCCTGCCCAACCGAGCGACAACCTGGACAAGAATCATTTCTCCAGAGAACTGATGTATATGCCTTACGATGATGAAGATGAACCCTACCGAATTTTAAAAACGGGTTTCTATACGAAAGATGGTAAAGCCTACAGTCTGGAAATACGGACGTCCACCGTTGAGGAAGATGACTATCTGATCAATCTTGCCATTGCACTTTCCGTCCTTTACCTTGTTATTGTCTTGAGCATTCTACTGATCAATCACTTTATCATGGGCAGAGCTTGGCGCCCCTTCCATCATATCCTCAGAAGCCTAAGCAACTATCGTTTTGGCAATAAAACCTCCTTTTCCCCTGTGCAAACGGGAATAAAGGAATTTCAGGAACTCAATGGACAAATAGAAAAGATGATCAAACGGAATGAAGATGTATTTGTCGAACAGAAGCGATTTCTGGAAAATGCATCGCATGAATTGCAAACCCCATTGGCCATCACCATTGGAAAGCTTGATTTGCTTCTCCAGGAAGGAAATCTTGAAGAAGGACAGCTGGTCAAAATCGCCGAAGCGAAACAATCCCTTCACAGAATGGTGGCGTTGAATAAATCACTTTTGATGCTGTCAAGAATAGAGAACAACCAATATTCGGTTACCCAGGAAGTAGATTTCAATGCATTAACGCTCGAGCTTTTGGATGATTTCCATGATCTGATCGAATTTCGAAACATTCAGCTTAACGTACAGGAAATGGGTAAGTTTAAGACAGATATTAATCCTGAATTGGCGAGAATCTTGTTATCTAATCTGTTGAGGAATGCAATTAAATACAATCTGGATGGGGGAAAGATAGAAATAGCCTTGGATGAATCGGCAATAGATATCGCGAACGATAGCAAAAGCACTGCACTAAATCCCGACTTTATTTTTGCTCGTTTTCATAAAGGTATGCAAGATAACCAATCCAATGGATTGGGGCTATCCATTGTTCAGTCCATTTTGGAACACCATAAAAACTTACAAATCAGTTATGCCTATACTGCTGGCATGCAACATTTCACGTTAAAGAAATAA